In Drosophila bipectinata strain 14024-0381.07 chromosome 2R, DbipHiC1v2, whole genome shotgun sequence, one genomic interval encodes:
- the LOC108125769 gene encoding uncharacterized protein — MDNLKKQRSKPLNLEGKDLGETATIPDKEVSNVADSPIEAIDYDYMKYPNQKKKSLEKRIKPKKSVSFKMMVELVTYTDNWKMKMIESKLRTEEEQLKSSLKRRNF, encoded by the exons ATGGACAACCTTAAAAAGCAGCGATCTAAGCCCTTGAATCTGGAGGGCAAGGACCTGGGGGAGACTGCAACCATCCCAGACAAAGAAGTATCCAATGTAGCCGATTCTCCAATTGAGGCTATCGATTACGATTATATGAAGTATCcaaaccaaaagaaaaaatctCTGGAGAAGAGAATCAAGCCCAAGAAGAGCGTGTCTTTCAAGATGATGGTGGAACTGGTGACTTACACAGACAACTGGAAGATGAAGATGATCGAGAGCAAGTTGCGTACGGAGGAGGAACAG CTCAAGAGCTCTCTTAAGCGTCGGAACTTTTGA
- the prim gene encoding uncharacterized protein prim — translation MCLYLGVAEHLMDVVAFCMCRVLELSLLTCMMVCGSLRAKLTNGPTNELEQ, via the coding sequence ATGTGTCTGTACTTGGGAGTCGCGGAGCATCTGATGGATGTGGTGGCCTTCTGCATGTGCCGTGTCCTGGAGCTCTCGCTGCTCACCTGCATGATGGTCTGCGGATCTTTGAGGGCCAAACTGACCAACGGCCCGACCAACGAACTGGAGCAATGA
- the LOC108125766 gene encoding isocitrate dehydrogenase [NAD] subunit gamma, mitochondrial — MLRSLNVKPLLLAKMTEGFFRHYMDANIFSINSNFVKGSLRTEPVNLMPATKYGGIDTVTLLTGTTLLGQQGSKYVTAMLQSSKVPVEVQVIDPYQTDDFYNSVLRNRSAVHVDAVVDAEAKKRSMKMSNDLDLYLFKCRMQSFPGFNYRFPDVNINIIAQNNLGIYSDLEYSPVKGVVEAISVGTKEKNEKYLRKAFDTAVAAGRKRVTLIHKKTEWPLTDGSMVKAAKKIHKDYKDCLELELLNVEDCIGKLVTHPQEFDCIFSSDRYATMIATICAGVCGGANLFSSVEMGDFHAVFKPLQVKLSLTNYPILSPYGIVNAIVDLFNHLGYADCAKELCGQMVRTMESGIKTKEFGGKDSGEYVICNIINRLRCQRNMN, encoded by the coding sequence atGCTGCGTAGTCTAAACGTAAAACCGCTCCTGTTGGCCAAGATGACCGAAGGATTCTTCCGCCACTATATGGACGCtaatatttttagtataaattcGAACTTTGTGAAGGGTAGCCTCCGGACGGAACCTGTTAACCTGATGCCGGCAACCAAATATGGCGGCATTGACACGGTAACCCTGCTAACGGGAACAACCCTACTTGGCCAACAAGGCTCCAAATATGTCACCGCAATGCTGCAGAGTTCCAAGGTGCCAGTTGAAGTGCAGGTCATTGATCCGTATCAAACCGACGACTTCTACAATTCGGTGTTAAGGAACCGATCGGCCGTGCACGTCGATGCCGTGGTAGATGCCGAGGCCAAGAAGAGGTCTATGAAAATGTCCAACGATCTGGACCTGTACCTGTTCAAGTGCCGAATGCAAAGCTTTCCCGGCTTTAATTACCGTTTCCCGGATGTTAACATTAATATCATTGCTCAGAACAACTTGGGCATCTACTCGGATCTAGAGTACTCCCCAGTAAAGGGGGTGGTGGAGGCCATTTCCGTGGGCACCaaggaaaaaaatgaaaagtacCTGAGAAAGGCCTTCGATACAGCCGTCGCAGCCGGACGGAAACGGGTAACATTGATTCACAAGAAAACAGAGTGGCCACTGACGGATGGATCCATGGTAAAAGCTGCAAAGAAGATTCACAAGGATTACAAGGATTGCTTGGAACTGGAGCTATTGAACGTGGAGGACTGTATCGGAAAGCTCGTAACCCATCCCCAGGAGTTCGATTGTATCTTTTCAAGTGACCGCTATGCTACTATGATAGCCACAATTTGTGCCGGTGTCTGTGGCGGAGCCAATCTCTTCAGCTCCGTGGAAATGGGCGACTTCCACGCCGTGTTCAAGCCACTGCAGGTGAAACTCTCACTGACAAACTACCCGATCCTTAGTCCGTACGGGATCGTCAACGCCATTGTGGATCTGTTCAATCATCTGGGTTACGCAGATTGCGCCAAAGAACTTTGTGGCCAGATGGTGCGCACTATGGAGTCTGGCATTAAAACAAAGGAGTTCGGTGGCAAGGACTCCGGCGAGTACGTCATCTGCAACATCATCAATAGGCTACGCTGTCAGCGAAACATGAATTAG
- the LOC108125636 gene encoding uncharacterized protein: protein MSQIEKETEWLRSEILPQILKSGRLLENYNESKAYTFHVGDIEIDVIGIDEAYMQTFCYRTTINFDYDGKKFQRKMVVKKTHAMAAEDYDALQFENLFSNEIYFYTEILPEIQKLANGEFPASKYFYSELKPLSAVAIFENFAEQGWRLAKERVGLSLEHATIAASSLGKFHGYSYVIKHQDPEKFAKLSAGLRESRYSADEIHPTWALVAKMGVQRAVKAVATYQPQVDKELMQKFQLLLSDYYRYGRHLVAPREPLATLCHGDYLRNNVAYKYNDQEVPQDIMMFDYQTMRVSSPMIDLTLFLSLSLYADVRYPNFEALFDEYCSALHRTYRNGTNQEVPQFLSRSELLKEYVRFMPYSVAIVSYFLLDMVDPLILTGDEKHYSRPEKDVIERSLSAGGEVVDREIAHQIKEMLELSQKCGVSIDDGIDITKITKK, encoded by the exons ATGTCGCAGATCGAGAAAGAAACAGAGTGGTTACGTTCTGAGATTTTGCCACAAATTCTGAAGAGCGGGCGCCTTTTGGAAAACTATAATGAATCCAAGGCTTATACTTTTCACGTCGGAGATATAGAAATCGATGTAATTGGCATTGATGAGGCTTACATGCAGACATTCTGTTACCGAACCACCATTAATTTTGATTACGATGGAAAGAAATTTCAGAGGAAAATGGTCGTCAAG aaaacccATGCGATGGCAGCAGAAGATTATGATGCACTTCAGTTCGAAAATCTGTTCAGCAATGAGATCTATTTCTATACGGAAATTCTGCCGGAGATACAGAAGTTAGCCAATGGAGAGTTCCCAGCCtcaaaatatttctatagTGAACTGAAACCACTTTCGGCGGTGGCTATTTTCGAGAATTTCGCGGAACAGGGATGGCGCCTCGCCAAGGAGCGGGTGGGTCTGAGTCTGGAACATGCCACGATTGCTGCCTCCTCCTTGGGTAAATTCCATGGTTATTCATACGTCATTAAGCATCAAGATCCGGAAAAGTTTGCCAAGCTATCTGCTGGACTGAGGGAATCCCGGTATTCTGCTGACGAAATTCATCCTACATGGGCTCTGGTTGCCAAAATGGGAGTCCAGCGAGCTGTCAAAGCGGTGGCTACCTACCAACCCCAAGTCGACAAGGAGCTTATGCAGAAGTTCCAGCTCCTGTTGTCGGATTATTATAGGTACGGCAGGCATCTAGTGGCACCCAGAGAACCTCTGGCCACGCTCTGCCATGGAGACTACCTGAGAAACAATGTGGCCTACAAGTACAACGACCAGGAGGTGCCTCAGGATATCATGATGTTCGACTATCAAACAATGCGGGTATCTTCTCCCATGATAGATCTCACCCTTTTCCTATCTTTGTCCCTTTACGCCGATGTGCGATATCCCAACTTTGAAGCCCTTTTCGACGAATATTGCTCGGCTCTGCACCGGACATATAGGAACGGGACCAATCAAGAGGTTCCCCAGTTCTTAAG ccGATCTGAGCTCTTAAAAGAATATGTCCGATTCATGCCTTACAGTGTCGCTATTGTTTCGTATTTCCTTCTGGATATGGTTGATCCTTTGATCCTTACTGGGGATGAGAAGCATTATTCCCGCCCAGAGAAAGATGTCATCGAACGCAGTTTAAGCGCGGGCGGAGAAGTAGTGGATCGAGAAATAGCCCACCAGATAAAGGAGATGCTGGAGCTCAGCCAAAAGTGTGGGGTTTCCATTGATGATGGCATCGATATAACTAAAATTaccaagaaataa
- the LOC108125767 gene encoding uncharacterized protein has protein sequence MSGTLNWNLLKMTGSTTRANTYVRKYTAGSVRSGVLQNIQNVSKAYMPTRSPPDNPSIDESPSSSSTIHRKSLKFRNKRTKKKVPSAQAEVSFPGRKEVPTPVQDSKYMREFFDVVRQRHLKSYYQHMQLSQPLSKESTLSRVCLKCGLQKRTKKDPSQNVYCTGAESMRQSLRESDPNKDRDLTWLWSSTAAYPHLLLKCGNDSVGFRDKWSLPLFMSQKLKEKEGPLSRVRWY, from the coding sequence ATGTCAGGTacgctgaattggaatttgcTGAAAATGACTGGGTCAACGACCAGGGCAAACACATATGTCCGGAAGTACACGGCAGGCTCGGTGCGCAGCGGCGTGCTACAGAACATTCAAAATGTATCCAAGGCTTACATGCCGACCAGGAGTCCTCCAGATAACCCCAGCATTGATGAATCGCCGTCGTCTTCCAGCACAATTCATCGAAAGAGCCTGAAATTCCGAAATAAGCGCACCAAGAAGAAAGTTCCCTCGGCACAGGCGGAAGTTTCATTCCCAGGAAGAAAGGAAGTCCCAACTCCAGTTCAGGACTCGAAGTACATGCGTGAGTTCTTCGATGTGGTTCGTCAGCGTCATCTCAAGAGTTACTATCAGCACATGCAATTGTCGCAGCCACTTTCGAAGGAAAGTACCCTAAGTCGTGTGTGCCTTAAATGTGGTCTCCAGAAGCGCACCAAAAAGGATCCCTCCCAGAATGTTTACTGCACGGGAGCGGAGAGCATGCGTCAGAGCCTGAGGGAAAGCGACCCGAATAAGGACAGGGATCTCACTTGGTTGTGGAGCTCCACTGCCGCATACCCGCACTTATTATTGAAGTGCGGGAACGACAGTGTTGGCTTCAGAGACAAGTGGTCTCTTCCCTTATTTATGTCGCAAAAGCTTAAAGAGAAAGAAGGTCCGCTTTCTAGGGTTAGATGGTATTAA
- the LOC108125715 gene encoding mitochondrial translation release factor in rescue, producing MLRNLVRLLVLPPPGLRCKSTGHLDYSRYPTLQESDIEETFTRGSGPGGQAVNKTSNCVFLRHLPTNITIKCHTHRLASKNRVEARKLLLEKLDAHLNGENSIAAQIKAQEQRKSTERRRRQNKLQELKKNWQDRERTDGD from the coding sequence ATGCTTCGGAATCTGGTGCGTCTTCTGGTGCTTCCACCACCCGGCCTTCGTTGTAAATCCACTGGCCATCTTGACTACTCCCGGTATCCAACCCTCCAAGAGTCGGACATCGAAGAGACCTTCACACGGGGTAGTGGGCCCGGTGGCCAGGCGGTCAACAAGACGTCTAACTGTGTGTTTCTCCGCCACCTGCCCACCAACATAACCATCAAGTGCCACACACATAGACTGGCATCTAAGAACCGGGTGGAGGCTCGAAAACTGCTCCTCGAGAAGCTCGACGCTCATTTAAATGGAGAGAACTCTATAGCGGCACAAATCAAGGCCCAAGAGCAGAGGAAATCCACCGAGCGGAGACGCCGTCAGAACAAGCTGCAGGAATTAAAAAAGAACTGGCAGGATAGAGAACGCACCGATGGGGATTAA
- the Atg9 gene encoding autophagy-related protein 9A: protein MSSPNINYRSLAEEAASPFLEHPSSTTKTQDAKEPTAAAHLDPLGDRARELEELDHEQDTEHEGEDTPRNSGIMIHMVPETGRARWNHIENLDSFFSRMYQYQQKHGFRVIVLDEVLQVLEFGFVVWLLTFVSHCIRHDVLFGDVPPKNHTKTTLDDVIIPTGECVERMGWFTFLVLFIAAIYLGIRLLKMVYHITQFADIRRFYNTALHIDDADLDNFTWHEVQQRIRRVQAEQHMCIDKESLTELDIYHRVLRFKNYLVALMNKQLLPVRFHIPLIGEVVSLSRGMLFNIDLILFRGPGSPFQNNWQLRDEFAVRSNQTELAQRLSKLILGVALLNLLLAPVIFIWQLIYFSFSYANILRKEPSALGLRTWSNYGRLYLRHFNELDHELDARLNRAYEYADRYLSSFSSPLAAVIARNLLFISGGLLLLILGLGIYEEHVFQVEHVLTIIAVLTAVGVVSRALIPDENLIWCPEQLMTAILAHVHYLPSEWRQQAHTARVRQEFSNFFQFKAGYLLSEIFSPFVTPFVLIFVFRPKAMELVRFFRTFTVSVRGVGNVCSFAQMDVRKHGNPDWQLTSELEEMTRPAGGQPPQQQMQQSLAGGKTEMSLVRFTLNNPEWQMPKEAKQFLRGVREHAVGELVEAKTSVIQGNPLTNSLISFGTIGEEYCSIANSVLGAQLTPQQLEISQSLRPGLGLGPASGAFPVAGSDFRQMLQQNLSASVGPLDSMRRLRLSRAEGRLEGPSDTLLYGLCGLEQRVGRTPLNVGVADMCLSALYLHELSQQKRQARQSRIEEAEDERSGPSTWPPKPPGAPSAGASGASGSRHTVITSKAAESTPLLGSIRS, encoded by the coding sequence ATGTCTAGTCCCAACATTAACTACCGCTCCCTGGCGGAGGAGGCGGCCAGTCCCTTCCTGGAGCACCCCTCAtccacaacaaaaacacaagaCGCAAAAGAACCCACAGCTGCTGCGCATTTAGACCCCCTCGGTGATCGAGCACGCGAGCTGGAGGAGCTCGATCATGAGCAAGATACGGAGCATGAGGGCGAGGACACGCCCCGCAACAGTGGCATAATGATCCACATGGTTCCAGAAACGGGGCGAGCGCGATGGAATCACATCGAGAACTTGGACTCGTTCTTTTCGCGCATGTACCAATACCAGCAAAAGCACGGCTTCAGAGTGATCGTACTGGATGAGGTGCTGCAGGTGCTCGAGTTTGGTTTCGTGGTCTGGCTCCTCACATTTGTGTCGCACTGCATCCGCCATGACGTTCTCTTCGGGGATGTCCCACCCAAGAACCACACAAAAACCACCCTCGACGATGTCATCATACCAACGGGCGAGTGCGTGGAAAGAATGGGTTGGTTCACCTTTCTGGTCCTcttcatagctgccatatacctGGGAATTCGTCTGCTGAAAATGGTGTACCACATCACACAGTTTGCGGATATCAGGCGTTTCTACAACACTGCCCTGCACATCGACGACGCCGACTTGGACAACTTCACATGGCACGAGGTGCAGCAGCGCATTCGGCGTGTCCAGGCCGAGCAGCACATGTGCATCGATAAGGAATCGCTCACCGAGCTTGACATCTACCACAGGGTGCTGCGCTTCAAAAACTACCTGGTAGCGCTGATGAACAAGCAACTGCTGCCAGTCCGGTTTCATATTCCCCTGATCGGCGAGGTCGTTTCTCTCAGCCGGGGCATGCTCTTCAACATTGACTTGATCTTGTTCCGTGGACCGGGATCTCCGTTCCAGAATAACTGGCAGCTCAGGGACGAATTTGCCGTAAGGAGTAATCAAACGGAGCTAGCCCAGCGTTTATCCAAGCTTATATTGGGTGTAGCGCTGTTGAATCTGCTCCTGGCACCTGTGATTTTTATCTGGCAGCTCATCTATTTTAGTTTCTCATACGCGAATATTCTGAGGAAAGAGCCCAGTGCCTTGGGACTGCGAACCTGGTCTAACTATGGACGTCTCTATTTGCGCCACTTCAACGAACTGGACCACGAATTGGACGCCAGGTTGAACAGAGCCTATGAGTACGCGGACCGCTATCTCAGCTCCTTCTCCTCGCCCCTGGCCGCTGTGATAGCCCGAAACCTTCTCTTCATCAGTGGCGGCTTGCTGCTACTTATCCTTGGATTGGGAATATACGAGGAGCATGTCTTCCAGGTGGAGCACGTCCTCACAATCATCGCCGTTCTCACTGCCGTCGGAGTTGTGTCTCGTGCCCTCATTCCTGACGAGAACCTCATTTGGTGCCCGGAGCAGCTAATGACCGCCATCCTGGCCCACGTACACTACCTGCCGTCGGAGTGGCGACAGCAGGCACACACAGCTCGAGTCCGCCAGGAGTTCAGCAATTTCTTCCAGTTCAAGGCCGGCTACCTGTTGAGCGAGATCTTCAGCCCGTTCGTGACGCCCTTCGTGCTCATCTTTGTGTTTCGGCCCAAGGCCATGGAGCTGGTGCGCTTCTTCAGAACGTTTACCGTTTCGGTGCGTGGTGTGGGCAATGTGTGCTCCTTCGCCCAGATGGATGTGCGCAAGCACGGCAATCCGGACTGGCAGCTGACCAGTGAACTGGAGGAGATGACACGCCCGGCAGGAGGTCAGCCGCCGCAACAGCAGATGCAGCAGAGCTTGGCCGGCGGCAAGACGGAAATGTCGCTGGTGCGCTTCACCCTCAACAATCCCGAGTGGCAAATGCCGAAGGAGGCCAAGCAATTCCTCCGCGGAGTTCGGGAGCACGCCGTAGGAGAGCTAGTGGAGGCCAAGACCTCCGTCATTCAGGGCAACCCCCTGACCAACAGCCTTATTTCGTTCGGCACTATTGGCGAGGAGTACTGTTCCATTGCCAACTCGGTGCTGGGCGCCCAGCTGACGCCCCAGCAGCTGGAGATCTCACAGTCGCTGCGCCCGGGCCTGGGCCTCGGTCCTGCCTCCGGGGCCTTTCCCGTCGCCGGCAGCGACTTCCGTCAGATGTTGCAGCAGAATCTGTCCGCCAGCGTGGGACCGCTGGACAGCATGCGCCGCTTGCGTCTAAGTCGGGCGGAGGGACGCCTAGAGGGTCCGTCGGATACCCTGCTCTACGGACTCTGCGGCCTAGAGCAGCGTGTCGGCAGGACTCCCCTCAACGTGGGAGTGGCCGACATGTGCCTGAGCGCCCTCTACCTGCACGAGCTAAGTCAACAGAAGCGACAGGCGCGCCAGTCGCGCATCGAGGAAGCTGAGGACGAACGTTCAGGACCAAGTACGTGGCCACCAAAGCCACCGGGTGCTCCATCGGCTGGTGCTTCAGGGGCATCCGGCTCCCGCCATACCGTGATTACCTCAAAGGCTGCCGAGAGCACACCGCTGCTGGGGAGCATCCGCTCATAG
- the LOC108125716 gene encoding mitochondrial ribosome and complex I assembly factor AltMIEF1: MGCTDSPRAKQNPTVKMFQPSRQQVLRLYKHLIRYGNHLKLTDKNYFLGRVRYEFRDSRGLTNPTEIEFNYKRGETLLKKGRIL; this comes from the exons ATGGGCTGCACTGACAGTCCACGAGCAAAACAAAACCCAACTGTGAAAATGTTTCAACCTTCCCGCCAGCAAGTTCTGCGTTTATACAAACATTTAATTCGTTACGGAAACCATTTAAAGCTGACGGACAAGAATTATTTTCTGGGCAGAGTGAGATACGAGTTCCGAGACAGTCGGGGTCTGACAAACCCGACGGAGATTGAGTTCAATTATAAG cGTGGAGAGACTTTGTTGAAGAAGGGTCGCATTCTGTAG
- the LOC108125713 gene encoding RING-type E3 ubiquitin-protein ligase PPIL2 encodes MGKRQHQKDKMYLTYTEWSELYGGKKVESLENDHVKFKRLPFEHCCITMAPYEMPYCDLQGNVFEYEAILNFLKTFKINPITGQKMDSKALVKLNFHKNANDEYHCPALFKPFSKNSHIVAVATTGNVYCWEAIEQLNIKTKNWKDLVDDTPFQRKDLITIQDPQRLEKFDISTFHHIRKNLRVLTEEEQLERKDPASGRIKTMNLETKETLAQLEKDYQPTEEEASTSKRTADKFNAAHYSTGAVAASFTSTAMVPVSQIEAAIIDDDLVKYERVKKKGYVRLNTNLGPLNLELYCDQTPRACDNFIKHCANGYYNNVMFHRSIRNFIVQGGDPTGSGSGGESIWGKKFEDEFKPNLTHTGRGVLSMANSGPNTNGSQFFITYRSCKHLDGKHTIFGKLVGGLDTLQKMENIEVDNKDRPIEDIIIESSQVFVNPFAEAAEQLAKEREEEAASKEETVKKAEQQKRQKEPLKVYREGVGKYLKLQPATKKPEVHVATAPAVKKKKLASGFGDFSSW; translated from the exons ATGGGTAAAAGGCAACATCAGAAGGATAAAAT GTACCTCACGTACACCGAATGGAGTGAATTGTACGGAGGAAAAAAAGTGGAATCCTTGGAAAATGACCATGTCAAGTTCAAGCGGCTGCCCTTCGAGCATTGCTGCATCACCATGGCCCCCTACGAGATGCCCTACTGCGATCTCCAGGGAAATGTCTTCGAGTACGAGGCCATTTTAAATTTCTTGAAGACCTTCAAAATAAATCCCATTACTGGCCAAAAAATGGACTCCAAGGCTCTTGTTAAGTTGAACTTTCACAAGAATGCCAATGATGAGTACCATTGTCCGGCTCTGTTCAAGCCGTTTAGCAAGAATTCCCATATCGTGGCCGTTGCCACCACGGGAAATGTGTATTGTTGGGAGGCCATTGAACAGCTTAACATTAAGACCAAAAACTGGAAGGATCTGGTGGACGATACACCCTTTCAGCGCAAGGACCTTATCACCATACAGGATCCGCAGCGACTGGAAAAGTTCGACATCTCAACCTTCCATCATATCCGCAAAAACCTGAGGGTGCTCACCGAAGAAGAGCAGCTGGAGCGAAAGGACCCGGCCAGTGGTCGCATTAAGACCATGAACCTGGAAACAAAAGAGACACTGGCGCAGCTGGAAAAGGACTACCAGCCAACAGAGGAGGAGGCTTCCACGTCCAAGCGCACAGCCGATAAGTTTAATGCAGCTCATTACTCCACTGGAGCTGTGGCCGCTAGTTTCACATCTACCGCCATGGTCCCAGTGTCCCAAATAGAAGCTGCAATCATAGATGACGATCTGGTGAAGTACgaaagggtcaagaaaaaggGCTACGTACGCCTGAACACAAACTTGGGACCTTTAAATCTGGAACTGTATTGCGATCAGACCCCGCGAGCATGTGACAATTTCATCAAACACTGCGCCAATGGCTACTACAACAATGTTATGTTCCACCGATCTATAAGGAACTTCATC GTTCAAGGAGGTGATCCCACGGGTAGCGGTTCGGGAGGTGAATCCATTTGGGGCAAGAAGTTCGAGGACGAGTTCAAGCCTAATCTTACACACACCGGTCGTGGAGTGCTCTCCATGGCAAACTCTGGACCGAACACCAATGGCTCTCAATT CTTTATCACTTATCGATCCTGCAAGCACCTTGACGGCAAACACACTATTTTCGGAAAACTGGTTGGTGGCTTGGACACCTTACAGAAGATGGAGAACATAGAAGTGGACAACAAGGACAGGCCCATTGAGGATATTATTATAGAGAGCTCCCAAGTGTTTGTGAATCCCTTTGCCGAAGCGGCCGAGCAACTGGCTAAAGAGCGGGAAGAGGAAGCAGCCAGCAAAGAGGAAACAGTCAAGAAAGCAGAACAGCAGAAGCGCCAAAAGGAGCCGTTGAAAGTCTACAGAGAAGGCGTTGGAAAGTACCTGAAACTGCAGCCCGCGACTAAGAAACCGGAGGTGCATGTAGCAACAGCACCAGcggttaagaaaaagaaactaGCCAGCGGCTTTGGCGACTTTTCCAGCTGGTAA
- the JhI-26 gene encoding uncharacterized protein JhI-26, producing MAQIEAETQWLRDGILQKILKSGRLVDNYADAKEETFKVGDIEIDVIGHTEAFMITFCYRAIVNFEYDGVKYQRKFVVKKTPPMPPDVYESIQFEQLFTNEINFYTEILPEIQKASGGKFPAPRYFYSELNQYSAVVILENFAVDGWRVTKDRVGLSLEHAIVAATHLGHFHGFFYALKHKNPEKFDQLTGGLKESRFSTENMNPEWDLSLKISLKRVEKATETYQPQIEKEFVKKFCALVTDYFNYGKQRVAPREPLATLCHGDYVRNNVAYKYNDKDEPLEIMMFDYQTLRVSSPMIDLSVFLAIALYADVRYPNFDAIFDEYVSALYDSYRREAHDEVPESLSRLELLKEYVRFLPYSTSITSSFLAALVEPSPIPIEEMIKNPPSEQEIIERTMTTGGEVVDREIAHQVKEMLELSQLCEVPIDDGIDVNALKKE from the exons ATGGCGCAAATAGAGGCGGAGACCCAGTGGCTACGTGATGGGATTTTACAGAAGATTCTAAAAAGCGGAAGACTGGTGGATAACTACGCTGATGCAAAGGAGGAGACTTTCAAAGTGGGAGACATTGAAATCGACGTTATTGGACATACTGAGGCCTTTATGATCACTTTCTGCTACCGGGCCATAGTTAACTTTGAATATGATGGTGTAAAATATCAACGGAAATTCGTCGTTAAG AAAACCCCTCCTATGCCGCCAGATGTCTACGAGAGCATTCAGTTTGAGCAGCTCTTCACGAATGAAATCAACTTTTACACCGAAATTTTACCAGAAATCCAAAAAGCTTCCGGAGGCAAGTTCCCGGCCCCAAGGTACTTCTACAGTGAGCTTAACCAGTATTCGGCGGTGGTTATCCTCGAAAACTTTGCTGTGGACGGATGGCGAGTGACCAAGGATCGGGTGGGTCTCTCCCTGGAACATGCCATTGTTGCGGCTACAcatttgggtcatttccatGGCTTTTTCTATGCCTTGAAACACAAGAATCCGGAAAAGTTTGACCAGCTGACAGGTGGGCTTAAGGAATCTCGATTTTCCACCGAGAATATGAATCCTGAGTGGGACCTGTCTCTAAAGATATCCCTCAAGCGTGTAGAAAAGGCCACAGAAACATATCAGCCTCAAATCGAAAAAGAGTTTGTTAAAAAGTTCTGTGCGCTGGTCACCGACTACTTCAATTATGGAAAGCAACGCGTGGCCCCAAGGGAACCCCTTGCCACTCTCTGTCACGGCGACTATGTGAGAAATAATGTAGCCTACAAATACAACGATAAGGATGAACCGCTGGAGATCATGATGTTTGACTACCAGACCCTGCGCGTATCCTCGCCCATGATAGATCTCTCCGTTTTCCTGGCCATAGCCCTGTACGCCGATGTGCGGTATCCAAACTTTGATGCCATCTTCGATGAATACGTTTCTGCGCTCTACGACAGCTACAGGCGTGAAGCCCATGATGAGGTTCCAGAGTCTTTAAG CCGCTTGGAACTCTTAAAGGAATACGTGCGCTTCCTGCCATACAGCACCTCCATCACTTCCAGTTTCCTAGCCGCATTAGTTGAACCAAGTCCCATTCCAATAGAGGAAATGATAAAAAATCCTCCCTCGGAGCAGGAAATTATCGAACGCACTATGACCACTGGTGGTGAAGTTGTGGACCGGGAGATTGCCCACCAGGTGAAGGAGATGCTGGAGCTGAGTCAGCTATGTGAAGTTCCCATAGACGATGGAATCGATGTTAATGCATTAAAGAAAGAGTAA
- the LOC108125768 gene encoding uncharacterized protein, with protein MFSDPPQEAKATQTEAQPDPLPVCTPLLMVDEDGRKRYCYHGGKCKCNQCAKIRAEQNQKLDQELLSYLPPSRFKLEVPIRYAKPKQYRLEARRAVPELAKELREDHERLREMYPTYYLPDRYFSKNAFKVPGPQHKDTQTDIPIGRYGIDGCPCANKNLCYDL; from the coding sequence ATGTTCTCCGATCCGCCACAAGAGGCAAAGGCCACCCAGACGGAGGCACAGCCAGACCCCTTGCCCGTCTGCACCCCGCTCTTGATGGTGGACGAGGACGGGCGCAAAAGGTACTGCTACCACGGCGGCAAGTGCAAGTGCAACCAGTGCGCAAAAATCCGGGCGGAGCAGAACCAGAAGTTGGACCAAGAATTGCTCTCCTACCTCCCACCTTCGCGTTTTAAGCTTGAGGTTCCGATCCGGTACGCCAAGCCGAAGCAGTACCGCCTTGAGGCGCGACGAGCTGTACCGGAGCTGGCCAAGGAGCTACGCGAGGATCACGAACGGCTGAGAGAGATGTACCCCACATACTACCTGCCGGACAGATACTTCAGCAAAAACGCCTTCAAGGTACCTGGGCCGCAGCACAAGGACACCCAGACAGATATCCCGATTGGTCGCTACGGAATCGATGGATGTCCTTGTGCGAATAAGAATCTCTGTTACGATCTTTAG